Genomic window (Kwoniella botswanensis chromosome 1, complete sequence):
ATTGATTATTCAATCTCTTTGATTGGTTCATTCACCATAGATCATGTTTCGAGTCATCCCTATTTACCAGATTACAACGTACCCTTCATCCAGCTATGAGGTCTACCACACTCACTCCGAGCGAACTAAAAAACAAGAGTTTAGCAAGTATAGGTGGTAATCGACCTTTACCGCAGGATGGGTCCGTCTTGATTGGTCTTTCTGGCGGGTCAAGCTCGATCGCATTGACGGATACCCTAGTATCGAAGGAATATATCGGAAAGGGAGATAAGAGGCTGGTAGATCGGACTAAAGGTGAAAAACAACCTGTCTGGAATAAAGGTTATATAATACATGTGGATTTTTCCGATGTGATTGAGGGTAGTAAtaaggaggaagatagatCAGAGGTATTGAAAAATTGGATAGAGGATAAAGAGCATGGTCTGGGATGGATTTGTTTAAAGGGTCAGGATGTATATGATGTGAATCTGAGAAATAAGATAAGGCGGATTATTGGGATACCTGAGctagatgatggtgaagagaaggaaagcTTGGCGATTGATTCGAAGAATCCTGGTACGTTTGTCAGATCAAGTATCAATCGTAAATAAAGGTAATTGACATTGTCAACCATACAGACTTGCCTCTCTTCCCCGacgcatcttcttcctcatcatcaacaccctTAGACCGACTTCGTTCCGTTCTCTCTACCCTCCCGGCTGCTTCCAGACCCTCAATCTTATCTTCTATTCTCGAGTCTCTAATCACCACAACTTCGCAGATCATACCGGACCTGTCTCATGTGCTTCTGGCTGAGACTTCCACCAGACAAGCACAGCGTCTGATATCTGGTACAGCACTAGGTAAAGGATACACCTTACCACTAGATCTCTCAGTCATACGTAAATCATCTGCTCCAAATGGAAGGGATATAATCAGACTTAAGCCTACGAAAGATATAAGTCTGAAGGAAGTTACCATATATACCCATCTAAAGGGTCTGAATGGATTAGTGAGAAACGCTAGGAATTGGGATAATGCCGGTCCACAGAATAAGAAAGGTGATTcgagagggaaaggaaacACGAGGAGTCTGGAAAGTTTGACTGAACGTGAGTCATTCTTTATGACTAGAATCTTATGATAGGTCAAGCCACTTGACAGCGATCGAATGGAATGAGCCAATACAACACGTATGACAGCGAGCTGATGAATGGTGTTCGGACTTAGAATTCATCGCTAGTCTAGCTGTCACTCACCCCGCTACTGTATCAACTATCAATAGAACGGGTGATAAATTGAGGTTTACcggtgagaaggaaagtcAAGTTAATTGTCCGGTCTGTCAGCTGTGAGTATCATGAGATCTTATACTGTCTAAACCCTTTTTTACATCTGATGTTGcatatactgattgatcCATATTTGATCTCTCACAGACCGGTCGACCCAAATGCATTGGAATGGAAATCACGAACAGCACTTACATCTCTTCCTACCAAGACCTTCCCCTCAGAGGACATGTCaagtgatggagaaggtCGAGAGAGTCTAGCGACAATGTTATGTTATGCTTGTCTTACCACATTTACTCCTCCTACTGTGGTCTCAAAAGCTTCCCGGACCGAAGTGGTTCCTGTGCAGTTGCCGTATTGGGTCGGAGGGAATGTAAGGGATAgaaggagggagatgaaagaggagattaaGGAGTTCTTGATCGGTCAGGATGAGTGAAAGTGCGATTGTGGGAATATGAGATGTCATCGGCACAACATGTACAGTGTGCAAGTCTACTTGTACCCAATCTTGTTCCCTAGTGCCCTCATTGGAAATGTAGCGTGATGATTTGCGATCTATCATGTGCAGGATATGTATCAGTATACAGCAACAAGGATGACATTCGCTCATTTTGTCTCATGCATACCATCTTATACGGCATCGATGCACTATTATCGACAATGACGATACATGGTTGATGTACATATCTTTAGTCTATGCCTAATTTGCATATCTCATATCAGACCTttttctttcaatttcttctcCACCAACCTCTCCACCAATCCTTCAATCTTACTCGTACTTCCCAATATGTATTTACCTACTACATCCACTTCTATATTCACTTTATCTCCTTCCTTTTTACCCGTTAACGTCAATTTCTCCTGTGAATGCGAGATCAACATAATACCGAAACTTCCCTCTTTTTCATCTACGTTGGTTATCGTCAAAGAAGCACCGTCAATCGCTATATAACCTTTTTCGATGATGTACGGTAACAATGTTGAATTGGGTGGTAAGGCGAATTGATATCGGATCGAATCACCATCTTGGATTTTAGATATGATCGTAGCCGTGGAATCTACATGTCCTTGTAGCATGTGACCACCCAGTCTAGTATGTGCACTCATAGCCCTTTCACAATTCACCTTGTCACCTATCTTCAATTCACCAAGATTCGTCCGATTGAGCGTTTCAGGAGCCAAGTTGACTTTGAATGACGATTGATCAAATTCGGTGACTGTCAGGCATGCTCCGTTGACACATATCGAATCGCCTATATGACAATCTCCCAAGATCGGTGCAGAGTCACTGATTGTGAATGTGAACCCCTCggtggagttggaagaagatgggtcaTTGATCGCTGAGATCGTTGACATGTGCTCGATCTACAGAGGGGTTAATTAGCTTCTGGTAGGTCGTGGATATTCTAGACTGACAGAGTACTTACTAAACCGGTGAACATTATAGTCGGGATTATTTTTGGACGTCCAAGTGAGGATAGCAAGCTAAGTCTGAGGATAACATGTATGTATAATTAATGTGAGACCAGCTATGGTGATtactcattcatctctcatcattcatcaccGCCCATCTCCGTCGGCTGTCTCTGCGTTGCGGATGTTTATTTATCTGCTCATCCCACTTTGTTCGCTTCCAATGTTCTCTGCGCGTCCCATTCTTTTTCTGCAGCTGCTGCACAAACATCTCATTCCCCATCTCACCCCTTCGCATCCATATATCATCACATCTGTGGTATCTTGGCAACCGACGCACAGTCCACCTCGACTCGACTTGACTTGAATCTTGGAGATAGCAGGATCCACCATGTCGTACCCCACGCGGAGTCGCGAAAGACCATCGCGTCAATCGTACGTGCCACAACAACACCAAtaccaacagcaacagccCATCTCTATACCCACCATACCAAACTTAAATTCAAACCTGTTTCATACAAACAACAGTAACAACACAAGGAATCATCAGCGTACGTCACTTGTCATTCTCCTCCTATCTGCATATCACCATGCATCTTTGCTACTTTCAGATATGTAAACATCTCAATCCACATCTAAGCTGACGTATATATCTCCTATCCCCTACTCACGACTCACGACACCTCACTCATCATGCCACCCAAATCAAAACATGAATTCTCATTCCCACCTCCCGGTTGGCCTTCAAATACTGTCCCAACTTCATCACGTAAATCGACAAACCATGTTCAACCttatccacctcctccactaCCTATCAACATCCATATGGTTCAACCACATCCAACAAATTTCATACCTCAACCTggatatccacctcaacccCTCTTTGTCGGCGgacatcatcctcatccgcaattcatacctcctcatctcacTGGCAACTTTCATCCCGTACCTTTGCCGCCTCATCCCGATACTTCTTATCGTGCTCATCCCCCTCAAACAGCTTATCAACCCGTGTCAGCGCCGTCCTACCGTCCCTCAACAACGTATCCTCAATCGACCCCTACCCGATCCTCCAACGCCTATTCGAATTCTATGAATTACTCTTCTCGTCAGAATGGTACGGTCCCACCTCCCTCTCGTGCCCCTTACACAGCCCAAGcacaacctcaacctcaacctcaacctgcAATATACTATCATCCCCAATCTTATCCTCCTGGGGTATTACCTTATTTCTCCGCACCACCTGGACAAAAGACATATGACGTTACGCTCTCTACGCCACCTACGAGTCAGGCGTTATATACCACCTATCCATCTAGGATCAGAACAGGTATAACCAGCTTGGTCCAACCTGAACATATCACTGGTGGGCCAAAGGAACGAGAAGCGTTTTATGCCGAACAAGAAAAGGAATTATTCAATTCTCACAGGGGAGGTTCGGGAACTTCTACACCGAGATATGATTCGCCCTTACCCTCCAGATCTGGTGCTGTAGGGGTTGGCTCgacgagaagaggaggaagaggaagagtgaattatgctgaagaaggttcggacgatgatgaagaagatgacgatgaagatgatgaagaggaattatCGGAGATGGAGGAGCCTCCATCAGAtcctgaagatgataatTATGGATCGAGACGGAGACCAGGAACGACTAGACATTCTTCTTCGAGGAGAGATACCTACAATACCTACGGTGGTGGGTATGATAGTCAGTCGATGGCTAGGGCGAATAAGgcgaagaggaaaagagaagaaatggataAAGGATGGAGTTGGCTTGGGGATAGGACACCAGCTGAAAGAGTTAGGAGCGCTAAGGCCAGAGTAACAAAACATAATTATGTGTGAGTTGTCCTCCAAGATCGGATTTTAAGAGACGCCGACGAACACGGCCTGCTGACATTGGTATGGTGGATGTGACGAATGCGTGTAGATCCGAAGAGTTGTTAGAGAAAGAAGCGGATAGACCAGAATTATTGGTACCTATAACGATAGATTTGGATATACCGAGTCATGATCCGAATAGTCAAGGGATAAGGATAAAAGATAGATTCTTATGGAATATCAATGGTGAGTGTTTGTCACGGATTACTAGTCCAGGTCAACACGTATTTGTTCGTGTCCCTGCTGATGCCTAATACACGGCTTGACCATTTCACAGAACCATTCATCGAACCTATTCAATTCGCTCAGACATTCTGCGACGATCTTTCCATACCCCACACTTACGCCGCGACGATATCGGAACTTATCAAGAACCAATTGGAAGAATCTCAAAATACAGTAGAGATTGATATTTCCAATGAAGATGTaacggaagatgatgtggtTTGGtccgaagatgacgaagatactGGGAATGGGCAAAAGGAGTTAGACGGAGCGGAAACGCCTTTGAATGGTGATATCCCTCACGTCAACGGGAATGGAgatgtggagaaggaagttaACGGCGATGAGGAGAAAGGacaggaacaagaagatgttgaagagcAGGAACAAGAAGTggagcaggagaaggagaaggtgtgggaagaagctgattgtAGGATTATTGTGAATGTGAGTATAGCCCTATATATACGTGAACTGTCACTTCCTCTTAATCCTGCGGTCATGCTGATTTTCACtatcataatcatcagcttgacgTACAgatatacactcacatcttaCGAGATCGTATCGAATGGGATCTTTCATCCACCTTACCTCCAGTAGTGTTCGTCAAGCAGTATGTCAAAGAATTAGGTCTGACAGGTGAAGCTGTACCTCTTATCACATGGGCTATCCATGAAGAACTTCTGAAACATAAGAAAGACGCATTGGAACTGGAGCTTTTCAACCAGACTCATCCGGAAGAACAAATCAAATTTGATAAATCGGGGATTCATCCACGTaccaacctttcttcttcttccagacGTGGTGGGCACGCTGGTCAAGGAGCGAAGGGCTTGGTGGGCGTATGGAGAGACTGGTttgaaagagaggaatatCAACCTGTGTTGATCGAGTTGAGCTTTGATGAGATTATTCAGAGAGAacaagagagattgagagaatcGAGGAGAGTAATGAGAACTTTGACTACTGGAAGtaaaagaaggaggatataGGTATAACGgaggtgaggaaggtaaggaaggtgaaggtctAGGGTGAAATCTTCTTGTGACTTGTGGGGgtttatatatacatatatatatatatatatatatatattgttGAATGAAATTACATATAGAGACAGGACGCTGCACCCATGAATTGGTCATAAATCGATTGAGTTACGAGTCTTGCATGATATGCTCGACGAACCCTCTTTGGGAATTTATGACAATGTGAATAAGATCATGAACATGATTTCTGCATTGGCAAGTTACTGTAaatttcaagatcaagatcgacTTATGGGTATATGATTAAGTTACTTATATATAACGTAAAAGACCAACTCTTGACTTTTTCCATCCTTCAGTAgtcaatccaatccaactAGACCAAATCAATCGTCACATCTTCTTACTATCCAAAACAGCACACTAAGCTTCCTGTATCATCAAAAATCATGATCAGCAGGTGTCCTCACGCATAGCAGATCATGTATCATGTGAGACTAAAACTTACATGACCTGGATAATCATATTCGATACCTGAATCTttaatcttcctcttcctagcttcttccttctttaccaaTTTCTTGTtggctttctccttctcttcgtccgttcgttctttctcatgcttttgcttttctaCTCTTGCGGTGGGAATTTTTCGGAATTTCTTATTGGCTCCGACCCATAATTTCTCATGGACCTTATCTTCTGGAATAACCTATTGTTCAAGCGGGTTCATGAATTAtcagtatcgatatcaagCATCATTCgaaaatcaaaaatcaagATCATATAGGTTTGTCGATATGACGGcttttcactcacctcgcaTTTCAATAGATGTCCCATCAAGAGATAATTGTTCATTGTCTCAGCTACGATCTGAGCGACGGAAGCAGATGAAAATTCAATGTAGGCATAATGTTTGGATGCTCCGGTCTATTACCCATACAAcaatcagcatatcatcCAATACACCATCAAGACCAAAGTGACAAGCTGACCTTTCTATTTCTCGCAAGTCTCAATCTCGTAACATCACCGAATTGGGAGAAATAACttttcatctgatcttcgTAGAAACCGTGAGGTATTCTACCCAAGTATAGAGTACCTTTTGGATCGTCCtatcatttcatttcatacAAGATTAGGATTTCTTAAGCAGTCGGGAATTGATTTTTGATCGTTTCGGAAGAATCggtactcacctttttctttGCCGCTTTCTTCAATTTGGCTTGAACGGACTTATCATCCTTTGCAACCATGGGTAAAGAAGACATATCGATTTTCTTGCCAGCCTCGGCAACGGctcgatcttcatcgtcgtcatccgactcatcatctgatgaatcaccttcaccatcagatGACGAGAACCCATGAAcatatccctcttcatcgtccacaTCCATAGCATCCGAAACGACTTTGGCGGCTTTCTTGCCCTTAGCTACAACAGGTTCGACAGCAGCTTTGGCCTTTTTGGCGGTAGGTTCAACAGCTTCAGTCGCGTTCTTAGCCTTTCGCTTGGTGGTttctttgacctcttctaCAGCTTGTTTCCCCTTTTTACCTgctaccttctttccctcctcaACAGTTTCTTCAGCGGCCTTTTTAGCTTGTTGACCTTTCTTGCCCGCAGTCTTCTTAGCATCTTCTACAACCTCTTCGGCAGCTTCCTTAACTtgctttcccttctttccagcaactttcttcccttcttcgacAGTATCTTCAGCAACTTCCTTAGCTTgttttcccttctttccgACTACCTTTTTACCC
Coding sequences:
- a CDS encoding riboflavin synthase, alpha subunit; this encodes MFTGLIEHMSTISAINDPSSSNSTEGFTFTISDSAPILGDCHIGDSICVNGACLTVTEFDQSSFKVNLAPETLNRTNLGELKIGDKVNCERAMSAHTRLGGHMLQGHVDSTATIISKIQDGDSIRYQFALPPNSTLLPYIIEKGYIAIDGASLTITNVDEKEGSFGIMLISHSQEKLTLTGKKEGDKVNIEVDVVGKYILGSTSKIEGLVERLVEKKLKEKGLI